The following DNA comes from Desulfobacterales bacterium.
GCCGCAGGACCGGAAAAAATTTGTTCCGGCTCGATCATGACTCCGGCCATATCTCAGAACATGAAGCTGGAGAAATTTTTTACCTGCAAATTCAACTTGACATTTATTATTCGCTTGTAATAAATAAAGTTTGTTTTTTTTAAAAACCCTGAATAAAGAATAACAGCAATTCTGAAAGCCTGTCGGGTTGTTATAGCTGCTGCGAACATTGATCGCATCCTCCCTCTGAGAAGTTAACCTGAAGCTTCTGTTGGTTTTACTTGATTTTCATATTGCATTCTCCATGCGTACAAATCGAAGAAAGAATCATTCAGATGCCTGTCAAGATACATTCCAGCAACATGGTTGCGCGATTATTTTTTGTCTGTCTCATTCAGAGTGTCGTCCTCGGCCTTCTGAGCCCACATCCCGCATTTGCCAAACCTGAAAAAACCGTACTGATTCTTCATTCCTATCACGTCAATTACAAGTGGACCCGGGAAGTGATGAGCGGCATCAGGTCCGTATTGAATAAAGATGGAGAACCCGTTGAATTATACGTTGAATATATGGATACCAAACGGATTACCAGTCCCGATTATTTTAAAATCCTCAGAGACTTGTATAAAATAAAATTCGCCGATATCCATTTTGATGTCATTATCTCCGTGGATAATGACGCGTTTGATTTTTTGCGTGAATACCGGGACGAACTGCTTCCGAAAACGCCGGTTGTTTTCTGCGGCGTCAACTATTTTTCAGACATGGATTTATCCGGCCATGACCGGTTCACGGGAGTATGCGAACAACCGAATTTGAGAGCCTCTATTGAAACAGTTCTGCGTCTGCATCCGGATACCAGACAAATCGCGGTTATCATGGATAGAACGAAAACCGGACGTAAAACATATGAAAACATGCTGAAAATCATTCCGGAATATCAGAATGCAATAAAATTTACTTATTTTGATAATATGGATGTCGTCATTGAAAAGATCCGGAATTTGCCCCCCAAAAGTATCGTTTTATACACCCCCTTTTTCCGCGATGCATCCGGCACTTTTTTCGAATACGACCGAAATTTATCCATAATCTCCGAAATATGCCGGGTGCCCATCTATGGAATAACCGATTTTTCCCTCGGGGATGGAATCGTGGGGGGACTGTTGATCAGCGGCCAATATCAAGGAGCGTCCGCCGCAAAAATTGCCGCACGGATTTTATCGGGAGAAAGTGTTCAAAGCATTCCGGTAGTAAAAAAAAGTCCGAATCGATACATGTTCGATTACAAACAGTTGCACCGTTTTAATATTCACGTCTCCGACCTGCCAAAAGGCAGTATCGTAATCAATCAACCCATGAGTCTGTTCAGCGAATACAAAAAAACGGTTTGGATCACTGTTGTCTGCATGACCGGCCTTGCGATTACGATCTGTATTCTTTCATTCAACGTGGTTCAAAGAAAGCGGGCGGAAGCAGCGGCGGTACAAAGCCGAGATCTTTTCAGTGCCGCCATCAAGGCCATTCCCATAGCGTTTTTTTCAAAAGACATACAGGGCCGATACGGAATCGTTAACGATGCGTTTGCCAAATTTATCGGAATCCCTGATCATCAAATAGCGGGTAAAACCGTTTTTGAATGCTGGCCGCCTGCGGATGCCCGAATTTACCAAAAAAAAGATACGGAGTTAATGAAAACAGGCGGGATGCAGGTCTATGAACACCGGTTGCCGCATATCACAAAGGGACCAAGGGACGGCATTTTCATCAAGGCTTGTTACCATGACGCCGACGGAAATGTCGCCGGTCTGGTGGCTTCCTTCCTTGACATCACCGATCAGAAAGAGGCTGAGCTGGGGATTAAAAAAGCGCATGACCAGTTGGAACTCAGGGTGAAAGACCGAACGGCCGAGCTGATGAACGTCAATTATCGGCTGAAAACCGAGATAGAAGAGCGTAAATCGGTGGGCCAGGCGTTACAAAAATCTGAGGCGGAGCTTCGATTTCTATCGTGCCGGCTTCTGACGATTCAGGAAGAGGAAAGAAAAAAAATTGTGCGGGAACTTCATGAAAGTATCGGACAGTTCCTGAATTTTCTCATCATCGGGATTATGAATGTAACGGGAAATATCAAAAACGGTGAGGCTGCCGAAGCATCAAATTCCCTGCACGACCTGGTTCCAATGATCAAAGAGGAGGTCGAAAAAATCCGCAGGATGTGCTGCGATTTACGCCCCCCGATTATTGACGATCTGGGGCTTCTAACGGCAATGGACTGGTTCTGTCGGGAATTTGAAAAAACCTGCACGAAAATTCACATTGACAAATACATGGATATCCTGGAGTCCGAAGTCCCGGATATCCTGAAGATAACTATCTTCAGGATATTTCAGGAGGCATTGAATAATATTCTGAAACACAGCCAGGCGGATTTTGTATCCATTCGCCTGATCAAAACACAAAAAGCCGTTGAATTTGAAATCAAAGATAATGGGTCGGGCTTCGCCATTGATGCGAAAGACTCCAGAAAAAACTCCGTCAAAGGGATCGGCCTTTCCAGCATGAAGGAACGCACTGAATTTCTTGGGGGAGCCTTCTCGGTCGATTCAACGCCCGGTAGAGGTGTGACGATCCGGGCTTGCTGGCCGAACCGTCTGAAAGGTGATGACCTGCCTGAAGAAACAGCATTTTTCAAAAATGAGAACATGCGAAAGGTGTGCTGATATTCAAGCAAACGGATTTCCGCGTTTGGCCAAAAAATAATCACAGGAACTCGCCCCGGTACGCTGTACCGTAAACCCCGTACCCTCTTCTTTTTTATGCTGTTTACTGAATGCTCCGTCTTGCCTGGCAAATCTTTCCGTTTCGAACGAATGGCTCTACCTGACGCAATTCTCCCTTTTGTTTCAAATAAAAGAACACCCCCTTTGGAACCCTCGCGGTATCATGAAATTCATTCCACGGCAGACGATGATTGAATGCATCCTTTGAAACCTGCCCCCCGGGCCCCTCTATAAAAAAGCCATCCCCAATGAATGCCACCTTAAATACCTTTCATACCCCGGCCCAAACTGTTGGGGTATCTTCCTATTTTAACCTGCCGCATATTTTTGACTTGACTTGTGCTCTTGTATGAATATAATCGTTGGTTGTTTAAAACAGGATAGATTGAAACCGCATATCTAAAAACAGGAAAAGGGTTATGGAATTCTGGCGGGTTCCACTTGATGTGGACAAAATACGGGTTGCCAAGGGGGTAGTACATATCATTGACGATCGGTGCAAGGGATGCGGATATTGCATCGAATTCTGCCCCCGTCAGGTACTGGAGATTTCCTCAAAATTTAATAAAAAAGGATACCATCCGCCGGTTGTCAGCAAACCGGACGAATGCGCAAACTGCCATTACTGCGAGATTATCTGCCCGGAATTTGCCATTTATTCCGAAACAATCTCATAACGGTGGCTTTAATCTGAGGAGCACTCTCATTTTATGAAAACCTTAGGCTTAAACGACAAAAGAGGTAGGGGATGAAATCAGCAGTCCTCACGGGTGAACATTATATAACAGGGGATATTGCCTGCGCCGAAGGTGCCATAGCGGCAGGGTGCCGCTTTTTCGGCGGCTATCCGATCACTCCTGCCACAGAAATCGCCGAGCATATGGCCGCACGGCTTCCGGAGATTGGCGGGACATATATCCAGATGGAAGATGAAATTGCGGCAATCGCCACAGTGATGGGAGGATCATGGGCCGGCAAAAAAAGCATGACTGCCACCTCCGGCCCCGGGTTCAGCCTCATGGCCGAGAATATCGGTTATGGGGTCTGTACGGAAACCCCCTGCGTAATTGTCAATGTGCAGCGGGGAGGCCCTTCAACCGGTCTGCCCACCCAGGGGGCTCAGGCGGATATGATGCAGGCCCGATGGGGCTCGCACGGTCACTATGAAATCATCGCCCTGGCCCCGTCCTCACCGCAGGACATGTTTTATCAAACCATAGAGGCATTCAATCTAAGCGAAACCTACCGGGTGCCGGTCCTGGTCATGAGCGATGAAATTGTGGGCCATATGAGCGAACGGGTCGTTATTCCCGATGCTTCAAAGATCGTTCTGCGCTCACGCCCCAAGCCCCGGGGACGAAAGGACCGGTTCAAGCTGTACGAGCCCGGCCCGAACGGGGTGGCTCCCATGCCAGCTGCCGGTGATGGCTATAAAGTGCACGTAACAGGTTTAACCCATGACGAACGCGGGTATCCGGAACTGAGTGTGGAATGTCAGGAGCAGATGATGACCCGGATAGTCGATAAAATCCAGAACAATCTGGATGATATCATCCGGACCGAGCGCTATCAACTGGAAGATGCTGATTACGCAATCATTTCGTACGGGGTTTCATCCCGAACCAGCATGGCGGCCGTGGATATGGCCCGGGCCCAGGGCATAAAGGCAGGCCTGCTGCGACTGATTACCGTATGGCCATTCCCTGAACACCTGATCCGGGAACTGGCTGAGCAGGTCAAAGGACTGGTGACCGTGGAAATCAATCTAGGCCAGATTCACCTGGAAGTCCAGCGATGCGCCGGCGGAAAGGCGCCCGCCGTTTTAGTGGGGCATCCGGGCGGAACGATTATTTCTCCGGAACGGGTTCTCCAGACATTAAAGGAGGCATTTTAAGCCATGTCCGAACAGGTAAGTGTTGACAGCAAAAAAACCGGCCATCCTCTGGATTACCTTCTGAGAAAGGACCGTATCCCGCACATCTGGTGCCCGGGCTGCGGAATCGGAACCGCATTTTCATCCTGTCTGACAGCTATCCAGGACAGCGGCATTGACCTTTCAAAGGTGGTGATGGTTTCCGGAATTGGTTGTTCGGGGCGCGCCGCCGGCTATATCAATACGGATTCATTCCATACCACGCACGGCAGAGCCATTCCGTTTGCAACCGGCTTGAAAACCGCCAACCCGGAGCTTAATATCATTGTGTTCAGCGGAGACGGGGATCTGTTTGCCATCGGCGGCAATCATTTCATTCACGCGGCCCGCCGCAATGTGGATATTACCGTAGTTTGCGTCAATAATTTCAACTATGGCATGACCGGCGGACAAGCAGCGGCAACCACGCCCCATATGGCCAAAACGACCACTACGCCCAGAGGCAATCCGGAAAGCCCGTTTAATCTGCCGCTGCTGGCAATTGCCTCTGGCGCCACCTATGTGGCCAGATGGACCACCCTGCACACGCGTGAATTTACCAATTCTGTAGAAGAGGCCCTTTTGAAACCGGGGTTTTCCTTTATCGAGGTGCTTTCCCCCTGCCCCATCAATTATGGCCGGCGCAACAAACAAAAACCGCTGGACACCTTAAAAATGTACCAGGAAAAAAGCATCATCAAAAACGGCGCCTCACCATTCGAATTGGATATTGATTTGGAAAAAAGCATAGTGCTGGGCAAATTTGTCGATGTAGACAGAAAAACCCATACAGAACAGTACGATAAAATCTGTCGACCCGATAACGTCCAGTCCTGACCCGTTGATCGAAATATGACCACATGACCAAGGCACAGGTTCAGAAAATATGAAAAATGAAATTATTATCACCGGTTTTGGCGGCCAGGGGATTATTCTGACCGGACGCATCCTCGGCAAAGCCGCATCTTTAGGGGACCATAAAGAAAGTACAATGGTTCAGTCCTACGGCCCCGAGTCCCGGGGAGGCGCCTGCAGCGCTCAGGTAATCATTTCCGATGACGCCATCCACTATCCGTATATCAATACGGCAGATATCCTCATCTGCATGTCTCAGGGCGGCTATGACAAATTTATCGGCCAGTTAAACCCCGAAGGAACCCTGGTCATCGATCAGGACCTGGTTCGGCCCCGCAGGATAAAACGGTTTTTCAGCATAGCGGCAACACGCATCGCTGAAGAACTGGGCCATAAAATGATGGCCAACATCATTATGGTCGGATTTACGACCGCAGTGACCCAGGCGATTTCTCTGGAAGCCGCCCGTCAGACCGTTATCGAATCGGTCCCGAAAGGCACTGAGGACTTAAACCTCAAGGCGTTTAACAAAGGCTGGGATTCAGGCATAGCCAAGCTCAAGGGACAGGAAAAGAAGGCAGCAGGCCAAACAGGAGCCATTTCATGAAACGATCCAAAGACCGGCTTCATAAAGTCATCGTCATCGGTGCGACCCCGGCCGGGATATCTGCGACCAACAAACTCGGAGAACTGGGAGTTCCGGTAACGCTGGTGGACACCGACTGCGATATGGACCTGAAGCTTTCCAATAAGGACTGGATATTTAAGTCCGGACTTCCCTTTAATCATGCACATCGGCCAGGACTGATCCGCATGATTCGAAATTCGGAGATCGACTGTATCATGCCGGCGGAAGTGACATCGATCAAGCATACCCCGCAGGGATTTCGGGTACGGATCAACAAGATTCAGACCTTTGTCGATCCGGATCGATGCACGCTTTGCGGACGTTGTGTGCAGATCTGTCCGGTTGACCTCTCCAATGGCGAAAAAGCCATCAAAATTAACAGCCGGCGCAGCCTGCCGGGCAGAGCCGTCATTGACAAGCGCCGCCAGCCGGTTTGTCAGGGAAGCTGCCCGCTGGGCGTCAACGTCCAAGGCTATATTGCGTTAACACATGCCGGCCGGTTTGCTAAAGCGCTGAAACTGATCCGGAAAGATAACATACTGCCCGGTATCTGCGGACGGGTGTGCACGCATCCGTGTGAAGACGCCTGCCGAAGAGGCGATCTGGATGAACCGGTTTCCATCCGCAGCATCAAACGATTTCTGGCTGATTATGAACTGAAAAACGCAGCTGAAATTGAGCTGGAAGTCATTAGCACCAAACGCACTGAAAAAGTTGCCATCATCGGTTCCGGGCCTTCGGGGCTTGCGGCTGCGGCGGATATAGCGAGGTTCGGATACCAGGTCACCGTATTTGAAAAAGAAGACCAGCCCGGCGGTCTGCTGCGATATGCCATTGGCCCCCACCGCCTTCCCAGAGATATCCTCGATACTGAACTCGACTACATCCGTAAGCTCGGCGTCAATATCGTGACCGGCCGTTCAATCGATCTAAAAACGGAGCTGAATATTCTCCGCAAGGAATACAAAGCGGTTATTTGCGCTATCGGAACATGGGCGGATCAGACACTAGGCGCCCCGGGCGAGGAGCTTGAAGGCGTTAACGCCTGCCTTCCGTTTCTCAAAGCCGTCTGCAACGGGGAAATAAAACCCAGCGGCGGAACAGCGGCAGTGATCGGTGGCGGAAATTCGGCGGTAGATGTGGCCCGGGCATTGGTTCGTCTGGGAGTTGCCCCCACCATTGTCTACCGACGCCGACAGCAGGATATGCCAGCTGATCCGGAAGAAATCAAATCGGCAATAGAAGAAGGCGTTCAGATTAAAGACTGCACCCAGGTCATCGGTTTCAAGGGCCAGGATGGCAGGCTGAAGGCCATAGAGTGTCTGCCCACCCTGCAGGGTGAACCCGATGGGCGTGGTATTCCCAAACCGGTAATCGACAGACAGAACCCGCCGATGGGACTGCCGTTCGACCGGGCGTTTATCGCTATTGGTCAGCAGGGCACATTAACCGGAGACGATGTTGATCAGGAAATAGCCATTAACGGCAAGGGCCTGTTTGAGGTTGACGAATTTTTTCGCACCCCGATTAAAGGGATATATGCAACCGGCGATGCGGTATCAGGGCCGGCCTCTGTGGTCGACGCTATGGCAATGGGCAAAAACGCTGCCAGCATTGTTCATCAAGACCTGAGCGGAAAACGATTGCGCGCGCCGGAGACACTCCGCCCTGAAGACAGAGATTTTCCTGAAATCGCGACGGACATTCCGTTTCAATCACGCCCGATGATGTCGGAACGTCAGCCGGGTGTGCGAACAACCAACTTTTGCGAAGTCGAGCTGGGGTTAAATCAGCCTCAGGTACTCATGGAAACAGAGAGATGTCTTCAGTGCGGCATCTGTTCCGAATGCCTCGAGTGTGTCGATGTATGTCAGGCGATCGGCGCAATCAATCATCGGCAGCAGCCTGAAGAAATCATCGAACATGCCGGCGCCCTTATCATCGCCGATCCGGACATCATTCCCAACGTCAAGGGTGAAGATATCATCCGTGCCTACGGGCCCAGGACATCAACGCAGGATGTTTATTCCATGATGATTCGAGGGTTTGCGGCAGCAGCCGGTGCCATGGCGCTTTTGGGGCAGACAACTCACCGGCCCAAAGGCCATGGAATTTCCTTTTCCCCACCGGACCCCGGACTTTCACCAGAAATTCGAATCGGCGTGTTTGTCTGCCGGTGCAATGATTCCATGGGATGGCTGGATGGCATGAGCGAATACATCGGCAATTTAACATCCATGAAGGATGTGATTCACGCCGAAGAGCTTCCGGCAGCCTGCACACCCGAAGGTTCAACTCAGATATTGAGAACCGTCCGGGAAAAAGGAATCACCCGTCTGGTTCTGGCCTCGTGTGTATGCTGCCCTCTGAATTTTGTCTGTAGCGCATGCACGGATCAAAGAAGCCGTCTGAAGCATTTCCTTTTTGACGGAACAGGAATCAGCCGGTCCATGGTGGAAACCTGTAATTTAAGGGGAGAGGTCCTCAGCCTGATCAAGAACAATCCGCTGATTGCCATGAAACGGTTTTCCGGATTTATCGAGCGTTCAATTCGCCGTTCAAAAACACTGAAAGCGCTGGCCACTCCGGCCAGAAATTACAATTTCACGACAGCCGTTATCGGAGGGTCGGAATCATCGGTCAACAGCGTTCTGTCTCTGGCAAAAATCGGTATAGAAGTATTCTGGTTCACATTACCGGGCAAACCCGTGCTCGAAGAATTGGAACGTCCCAACATTCACGTATTTGATAAGTCCGCCGTTAAATCAATGAGCGGTGTCCTTGGCAATTTTCAGATTCACATGGAATCCGGAGACTTTCATCAGACCTTTCAGGTGGGCGCCGTTATTCTGGGCGAAAAATCCCGCAAGGCCATCCCCTTTAGACAGGCTGCGGGGCTTCCGGTTCAAATCAAGGTCTCATACCAAAAAAAAGGGGTTCCCGACATTCCGTTTTTTTATCCGGGTGCGACTTCCATACCGGGCTTGTTTTTGTCAGATCCGCCGGGAGTTAATGTATCTAAACGAAAGAAAGGCGCGGCAGCCGCTATTCTGGCTGCGGCAGTCATGCCGAGGGGACCTCGCCAGAATAAAGGATTTACCGTCGTCATCGACAAAACGCTGTGCCGGGGTTGTGGCCGGTGTTTACGGGCGTGTCCTTACAAGGCTGTATCGTTGAACCGTAACGCGATCGGCGGCTGGTGTGCATCGGTTGACGAAGCATTGTGCAAGGGATGCGGAAACTGCATTTCCGTTTGTCCGTCCAATGCGGCAGACAGCCCCTATCGAAGTCAGAAAATGCTGGAGCAGACCCTGCAGGAACTTCTGGGGAAAAACACTACAGATGCAGACGATATGATGTTCAATGCCATATCCTGATATCCTGACCAGGCAGCGGCCGCGGTATCCAGGATAGCGCCCTGCGGGCGGACTTAGGACCGCTATCGCTTGAGGAGCACTTCGTTTGAGGCAAAAAACAAAAAGCAATCAGACCGTCACAGGCCGATAATTTTACGATAGCTGAACATATGCAAAAGGTAATCATGGGTAATTTCAATATCATTTTATTCTTGTGTAACTGGGGACCCCACACGGCATTTCAGACGCTTCAGGATCAGAGAGCAGATATTCCGCCTGACGTCAAGATGATCCGGATCCCGTGTACCGGACGAATCAGCAAATCATTGCTGTTCAAAGCCTTTGAAAAGGGCGCCGACGGCGTAGCTTTGGTCGGCTGTAAACCCGGCACCTGCCGTTATGGAAGCGGAACGTTAACCGCACAGAACAATATAGAGGATACCCGAAATATTCTCGAGTATCTGGGTCTTGGAAAGGAACGGTTGCGCCTGATGACATTCCTTCCGGATGAATCGGATGAACTGCTTACATTTCTCCAGGAATTTACCGCCGACATCAAAGCGCTGGGCAAAAGCCCGGTCGTAACCCGTGCAAAGGAGTTGATCGGGCCCATAGACAAGCAGGCGTTGGCCGAAATCATTTCCAGACATGATATTTATGCCTGCCAGGACTGCGGCAAATGTACCTCATCCTGTCCTCTGGCGCTGGCCGGAAAGCCCTTTTCTCCCAGAGCCCTGGCAACTTCCATTATTGCCGGGGATATTGAGTCGCCATCGGTTCAAAAGCATGTATGGTCCTGCCTGACCTGCGGGCTGTGTTATGACCGATGCCCGTCTGCCGTCAATTTTCCGGAGTTTATCCGCGATATCCGGACCCTGATCAGCAAAACCGGCGTTGACAGTCTGCCTGCGCACGGAGGATTTTTCCACTCATTGATGAGATCCATGACCTCGCCGGATCTGAAAACCAGGCGGTGGAGCCACCTGCCCGCGGATATTCGAACGGACGCACAAAGCAAGGTACTTTTCTTTGGAGGTTGTGCGCCTTATTTTGATGTATTTTTTGGGAGACATCTCGGGATCGAGACCACAAACATTATCTTTGACGGACTGCGGTTGCTGAATTTTTTTGATATTCAACCGGCCGTACTGGATAACGAACGCTGCTGCGGACACGACCTGCTCTGGTCCGGTGATCAGGATAATTTCAAAAAACTGGCAACACTCAATGCAGATATGATTAATCAACTCGGGGTTGAAGAAATCATTACCGCCTGTCCGGAATGCTATCGAACCCTGTCCCATGATTATCCCGAAAACGGTATTAAACTCAATGCAACGGTAACCCATCTGTACGATTTTTTAGAAACGGAAATTGACAAAGGGGCTGTCAATTTTAAAAAAATAGATAAACGAATAACTTTTCAAGATCCATGCCGACTGAGCCGCTTTGAAGATAAAGCCGATCTGCCGCGAAGGCTCATCAAGCATCTAAAGACCGCGGGCTTTCAGGAAATGCGCCATAATAAAAGCGCATCGATCTGCTGCGGGAACTGTGCCTGGACCGGTTGCGATTCATACAGCAAAGCGCTTCAGACCAACCGCTTACGGGAGGCCAGAGAGACCGGAAGCGATCTATTGGTAACCGCATGCCCCAAATGCCAGATTCATTTGAAATGCGCCATGGAAGATCCGTTTCTCGGCAAAGACATCGAGATGGAAATGATGGATTTAACAACCCTGATCGCCAGAACCATTTTCTGGGAATAGATGATCCGGAGCCATCCTCCGGATATGAATAGAACGTAAGGAAATTCTATGGAAATAAGTACCTTTAAACAAATGGCACCTTCAGCTGAAAATACGTCGCGAATTGGTGTTTATGTCTGCCATTGCGGATTGAATATTGCCCAGACCGTTGACTGCGCGAGAGTGGCTGAAGCCGTTGCCGGACTTGAAAATGTCGTCGTATCCAAAGATATTGTCTATGCGTGTTCCGAACCCGGTCAGCAGGAAATGAAAGCCGATATCGCCGAACTCGGACTGGATCGAATTGTGGTGGCGTCCTGCTCCCCACGACTTCACGAACCTACATTCCGCCAGATGATTCAGTCTGTTGGCCTGAATCCTTATCTGATAGAAATGGCAAATCTTCGGGAACAGTGCAGCTGGGTTCATATGCATGAACCGGAAAAGGCAACGGAAAAGGCGATCGATCTGACCAAAATGGCCATTGCACGGGTGAGACTGCTGTGTGAGCTGACCGAGGATACCGTACCGCTGACCAAACGCTCTCTTGTCATCGGCGGTGGTGTGGCCGGAATTCAGGCTGCGCTGGATCTTGCCGATAACGGCTACGATGTGATTCTGGTCGAAAAAAAACCATCCATAGGCGGCGTTATGGCCCAGATTGACAAGACATACCCTACCATGGACTGTTCCATTTGAATACTCGGGCCAAAAATGACGGATGTCGGTCGACATCCCCGGATTAAACTCCACACCCTGAGTGAAGTAGTGGATGTAAAAGGTTCTGTAGGCAATTTTGACGTAAAAATCGTCAAAAAAGCCCGGTATGTAGATATAGATCAATGCACAGCGTGCGGAGAATGTGCCAACGCGTGTCCGGTAGTACGACCGGATGAGTTCGAGATGGGATTGTCTTCCAGAAAAGCGATTTATAAGCCGTTTCCTCAGGCAGTACCGTCCTCGTACCTGATCAATATCCATGAATGTCTGGGGCATACGCCTTCGGTTTGCTCCAAATGCGTGGACGTCTGCGACAAGGGCTGTATCAATTTCAACATGTCCGATGAAGAGATCGTGGAGAAGGTCGGAACGATTATCATCGCGACAGGTCTTGAGCCATATGATCCCACGGAACACGATGAATACGGATATACCCGGTATCAGAACGTGCTCACGAGCATGGAATTTGAGCGCATGGTCAATGCTGGCGGACCGTCTAAAGGCCAGCTGATTCGTCCCACAGACAGAAAAAGGCCCAAATCCGTGGGATTTATTCAGTGTGTTGGATCACGATCTTCGAGAAAAGGCGCCACGTACTGTTCCAATATCTGTTGCATGAACACGATCAAAAGCACCCTGGTTCTCAAAGAGCATTATCCGGATATGGATATCAAGGTGTTTTATATTGATATCCGTGCCTTTGGAAAAGGATTTGAAGACCTGTATATGAGAAGCCGCCGGTCAGGGGTTCATTATTTCCGGGGCCTGCCCGGGACGGTCGAAGAATTGCCCGATGGGAGTCTCAAAGTAGCGGTTGAAAATACGGCCACTAACAAGCTTGAATTTTTCGATCTGGATATGCTGGTTCTGGCCGTTGGTATCCGGCCGGCTCAGGGCACTCAGAAAATTAAGGAAATGCTGGGATTGCAGCTGACCTCCGAC
Coding sequences within:
- the hdrA2 gene encoding CoB-CoM heterodisulfide reductase HdrA2, whose translation is MAPSAENTSRIGVYVCHCGLNIAQTVDCARVAEAVAGLENVVVSKDIVYACSEPGQQEMKADIAELGLDRIVVASCSPRLHEPTFRQMIQSVGLNPYLIEMANLREQCSWVHMHEPEKATEKAIDLTKMAIARVRLLCELTEDTVPLTKRSLVIGGGVAGIQAALDLADNGYDVILVEKKPSIGGVMAQIDKTYPTMDCSIUILGPKMTDVGRHPRIKLHTLSEVVDVKGSVGNFDVKIVKKARYVDIDQCTACGECANACPVVRPDEFEMGLSSRKAIYKPFPQAVPSSYLINIHECLGHTPSVCSKCVDVCDKGCINFNMSDEEIVEKVGTIIIATGLEPYDPTEHDEYGYTRYQNVLTSMEFERMVNAGGPSKGQLIRPTDRKRPKSVGFIQCVGSRSSRKGATYCSNICCMNTIKSTLVLKEHYPDMDIKVFYIDIRAFGKGFEDLYMRSRRSGVHYFRGLPGTVEELPDGSLKVAVENTATNKLEFFDLDMLVLAVGIRPAQGTQKIKEMLGLQLTSDGFFLEAHPKLQPVDAATQGVFYCGCSESPKDIKDSVTQASAAAARAIRLMHKGEITTEAITCKVIAEHCKSCGICAEVCPYNAITVDVKKKTPAVINTAACAGCGTCGAECPFGAIEMNHFTDEQITSQIDAMLEENAEEKVLAFACNWCSYAGADYAGVSRLQYPTSARLIRTMCSGRVDEKFIWHGFRHGAPVILVSGCHIGDCHYIDANHWTEKRIKKIHKNMEKLGIRPERLQLKWISAAEGVRFAEVMKNVEKIRQGVTPEEIAETVRILKKQKR
- a CDS encoding hydrogenase iron-sulfur subunit; translated protein: MQKVIMGNFNIILFLCNWGPHTAFQTLQDQRADIPPDVKMIRIPCTGRISKSLLFKAFEKGADGVALVGCKPGTCRYGSGTLTAQNNIEDTRNILEYLGLGKERLRLMTFLPDESDELLTFLQEFTADIKALGKSPVVTRAKELIGPIDKQALAEIISRHDIYACQDCGKCTSSCPLALAGKPFSPRALATSIIAGDIESPSVQKHVWSCLTCGLCYDRCPSAVNFPEFIRDIRTLISKTGVDSLPAHGGFFHSLMRSMTSPDLKTRRWSHLPADIRTDAQSKVLFFGGCAPYFDVFFGRHLGIETTNIIFDGLRLLNFFDIQPAVLDNERCCGHDLLWSGDQDNFKKLATLNADMINQLGVEEIITACPECYRTLSHDYPENGIKLNATVTHLYDFLETEIDKGAVNFKKIDKRITFQDPCRLSRFEDKADLPRRLIKHLKTAGFQEMRHNKSASICCGNCAWTGCDSYSKALQTNRLREARETGSDLLVTACPKCQIHLKCAMEDPFLGKDIEMEMMDLTTLIARTIFWE
- a CDS encoding FAD-dependent oxidoreductase yields the protein MKRSKDRLHKVIVIGATPAGISATNKLGELGVPVTLVDTDCDMDLKLSNKDWIFKSGLPFNHAHRPGLIRMIRNSEIDCIMPAEVTSIKHTPQGFRVRINKIQTFVDPDRCTLCGRCVQICPVDLSNGEKAIKINSRRSLPGRAVIDKRRQPVCQGSCPLGVNVQGYIALTHAGRFAKALKLIRKDNILPGICGRVCTHPCEDACRRGDLDEPVSIRSIKRFLADYELKNAAEIELEVISTKRTEKVAIIGSGPSGLAAAADIARFGYQVTVFEKEDQPGGLLRYAIGPHRLPRDILDTELDYIRKLGVNIVTGRSIDLKTELNILRKEYKAVICAIGTWADQTLGAPGEELEGVNACLPFLKAVCNGEIKPSGGTAAVIGGGNSAVDVARALVRLGVAPTIVYRRRQQDMPADPEEIKSAIEEGVQIKDCTQVIGFKGQDGRLKAIECLPTLQGEPDGRGIPKPVIDRQNPPMGLPFDRAFIAIGQQGTLTGDDVDQEIAINGKGLFEVDEFFRTPIKGIYATGDAVSGPASVVDAMAMGKNAASIVHQDLSGKRLRAPETLRPEDRDFPEIATDIPFQSRPMMSERQPGVRTTNFCEVELGLNQPQVLMETERCLQCGICSECLECVDVCQAIGAINHRQQPEEIIEHAGALIIADPDIIPNVKGEDIIRAYGPRTSTQDVYSMMIRGFAAAAGAMALLGQTTHRPKGHGISFSPPDPGLSPEIRIGVFVCRCNDSMGWLDGMSEYIGNLTSMKDVIHAEELPAACTPEGSTQILRTVREKGITRLVLASCVCCPLNFVCSACTDQRSRLKHFLFDGTGISRSMVETCNLRGEVLSLIKNNPLIAMKRFSGFIERSIRRSKTLKALATPARNYNFTTAVIGGSESSVNSVLSLAKIGIEVFWFTLPGKPVLEELERPNIHVFDKSAVKSMSGVLGNFQIHMESGDFHQTFQVGAVILGEKSRKAIPFRQAAGLPVQIKVSYQKKGVPDIPFFYPGATSIPGLFLSDPPGVNVSKRKKGAAAAILAAAVMPRGPRQNKGFTVVIDKTLCRGCGRCLRACPYKAVSLNRNAIGGWCASVDEALCKGCGNCISVCPSNAADSPYRSQKMLEQTLQELLGKNTTDADDMMFNAIS